A window of the Bombina bombina isolate aBomBom1 chromosome 3, aBomBom1.pri, whole genome shotgun sequence genome harbors these coding sequences:
- the YOD1 gene encoding ubiquitin thioesterase OTU1 yields MLRLRCKSREGTHLLQGLNDVSSIRELQERIAALTGISGPMQRVMVGFPPETLDLSNGEATLRDLPIKSGDTLIVEEDKNRQNTAPSPASKQCINSQTESTSPIIARRVVPADNSCLFTSIYYVVEGGVYDPACAPEMRNLIAEIVSSDPTCYSEAVLGKSNEEYCAWIRREDTWGGAIEVSILSKFYQCEICVVDTQTVRIDRFGEDAGYTRRVMLIYDGIHYDPLQRQFPDPDMPPMTVFSTSDDPALVQALELAEDARRKRQFTDVNRFALRCIVCQKGLTGQSAARDHAKETGHTNFGEV; encoded by the exons ATGTTGCGGCTCCGTTGTAAAAGCCGGGAGGGCACTCATCTGCTGCAAGGCCTTAATGATGTTTCCAGTATCCGAGAATTACAGGAGCGCATTGCTGCTCTGACAGGCATCTCGGGGCCGATGCAGCGAGTCATGGTGGGGTTTCCTCCGGAGACCCTGGACCTCAGCAATGGGGAGGCCACCCTCAGAGACCTTCCCATTAAATCTG gtGACACACTCATTGTGGAGGAAGATAAAAATAGACAAAACACTGCACCATCACCTGCCTCAAAACAGTGTATCAACAGCCAAACTGAATCAACATCTCCAATTATTGCACGACGAGTAGTTCCTGCTGACAACTCCTGCCTCTTCACCAGCATTTACTATGTGGTGGAGGGTGGTGTGTATGATCCAGCCTGCGCTCCAGAAATGCGTAATCTCATTGCAGAGATTGTGTCCAGTGATCCAACATGTTACTCCGAAGCTGTGTTAGGAAAAAGCAACGAAGAATACTGTGCATGGATCAGACGTGAAGATACATGGGGAGGAGCCATAGAAGTTTCCATCCTGTCTAAATTTTACCAATGTGAAATTTGTGTAGTAGATACCCAGACAGTGAGGATAGACAGATTTGGAGAAGATGCAGGTTATACCAGACGGGTTATGTTGATATATGATGGGATTCACTATGATCCCTTGCAAAGGCAGTTTCCAGATCCAGATATGCCTCCCATGACCGTTTTTTCCACCTCAGATGATCCAGCCCTTGTCCAAGCTTTGGAGCTTGCAGAAGATGCTAGGAGGAAGAGGCAGTTTACAGATGTGAACCGCTTTGCACTGCGTTGCATAGTGTGCCAGAAAGGGCTAACTGGGCAATCTGCAGCAAGGGATCATGCTAAGGAGACTGGGCACACTAATTTTGGAGAGGTGTAG